The Lolium rigidum isolate FL_2022 chromosome 2, APGP_CSIRO_Lrig_0.1, whole genome shotgun sequence genomic interval ATTCACTCTGTAGATCACAAATTTATTCATCTGAGGATGTGGAGTAGAGGTTGAGCAGCTGATCGACGGTGACGCCAGAGGCGCAGCCAGGGCGCCGTTGATAATTGTTGTCGCTTAGGTGTCGTGACTCGTGAGGCCTGCAGATCTAGGACTAGGTTTACGGGGAGACAGAGAAGAAGAGCGAGGCACACAGCGACCGGCAGCAACAATGTGTGATGATGTGTGATCCTGCCAGTATTTTGTGTTGGGGCAATAACTTCATTCATTGCGTCCATGGTACGCATGCGCTGCACCAGAGCTGGACTACCAATACGGTAATACCTGCTCATGTCTGCAGCTCAGCTGTACCGGTGCTACAGCCCGGGTAGCATCGGGTCTAGTTCCGCCCCTGGGCGAACCCAAATTTTCCTTACGGAAAACATAGGAACTGGTAGCTCTCACTTTGCAGGTTTCAGTACGTAATATTTGAGTTTGACTAGTGTAGTGGCCGAACGGGTAGCTTGTGTGAGGGTAGCATGAAATGTTTCTTCAGACGAAGTATGTTCCTTGCTACAAGACATTGTTTTGTAGTACTTGGGAAAGCGCTGGTAGTTTGTCACAGGGTTCCATCTTTGTTATGTTTTCTAGGGTCTTTGATAGCAATGGACGAGTCTGCCAGATTAGCATACTTTCCTGCTAATAGTTCTTAGTGTAATTCtgctgacccacaactccacaaggCGCTGATAGGAAACCTGTAGTTCTTTCACTTATAAGCAACCTGTAGTACATCCATGGCCCTTCCCTAGAAAATCCGGTGATTACTCTCTTCCATACCTTCCAGAGGATGTACATGCGTAAAATTCTTTATCTTGTTAGTTGCCGGGTTTCAAAGTCTGATGGATGCATATTTGCATGATCCAAAGTAACTTCAATTCGAGGCATAAATCTGTAATTTAAAAAGGGGGATTGTCTTGTTGGAGGCATgcttttaccttttgtttataccTTTTCTCAATAAAAAGGGGGATTGTCTTGTACTTTACTCAATTCAAAATCTGCTAGATACCTTAGGATGTGTAATGTTTTCTACATCATGTTCACTGGAAAACAGAGCTTTAATGGTATTTTATCTATCCTGAATGATTTTGTCCACTTTCTCTTAGCAGTTTTAAGGCAAACACATGTCCAGGGCACGCAATGCTCTAGTTGTCACTGGTCTGGTGATCTTTGCTGGTTCTGGCCTAGcatttcccttctattttgtgtAAGTGAATTATTTGTTCGTCTTTCTTGTAACTAGTGCCCAAGTGTTGTGTGttaatctttctttgtgtacccttTTTGTCCCCAGGAAATCAAAGAACAAACCTATTATTGATTCATCGAAGCCTCTGCCACCGCAGGCTACTTTCCGGGGACCCTATGTGAATACTGGTTCACGCGACATAGGGCCTGATCATACCGAGTACCCCAAGAAATGATATCCCCTCTTGTTTTTTCTGTTCTTTTTGCCATGGATAGAAAACAAGTGGAATGCTGATTTATTAGTCAGATTATTATCGGCTTATGGTGTTGGGCTGGATGGATGATGGAATTGCAGTACTAGATTGGTTTCAGTTTCAGGTGATATATGCAGAATGCATCAATATGTAGCCCCTCGTGGGTTGTAAGCATTTTGATCGTTTCTTGTGCTCTAGTGGCCATTCCTTCCGCCGCACTATGCCTTTTTTACGCAATAAAATGTTTTGAGTGTACGTCACTAAAGCTGTCATGTAAACATTCAAAATGTGCTTACTAAACGCAAATTATACCAACTAGGAGTTTCAGTACTTGGGTTGTTATATTTAGGCTTTTGGAAATTTCAATCCGTGGCAGTGGTTTTGCCCACCTAATTCTTCTTTCTTGCTCTTACGTATCGATGTGCCTACCCCATGGTCCAGCTCACAGCAATTCAAGGGCTCTGCGATTATCTTCTCCAGGTACGAGAAGCATAGATACATCTGCTTCATCAATACATGTTGTGGACAGGACAGCTTCTCTGTGAACCAAAATTTAGCTTAAATTGGGCGTTGCGGCGCAAAGCCTTGAGTTGAGTACTATGCGTCAGTTCGTAATCTTCAGCTGTGGAGAACAAATGTCAGTTAACCAATGTTCAGATGATGATAGATGTGGTCTGTGGCCAATTTGACTGGGTGATGAGAAAATACTCTGATCTCTTTCACACGCTGTATACATACATTGCCACCTAGCTACCGGTTGAGGGGAAAAAATATTGTCGCGAAGAGCCCAAGAGAATCTAGATAGACCGCCTCCTGCTGCCACTCATACAACAGCCATAGCTCGGACAGAAGATTAAAAAAAACGGTTTGCGCATGTTTCCGCCTTTTCTTTCACTGAATCTGAGGACAGAGCATCTGAAAAAAAAAGAATCTGAGGACAGAGGCGAGTAGCATGAGGTACTTGCTGTGAAGTTCTGTCTTCCAAAACAGTGAGCTACAACGTGGTACAAATGCATTGTTACTATGGCATTTTAACCGAAGCTAATTGTTTACAGTTCAGTATAAGTCGTGAACTGATTGGAAATAATGCTATGTTGTATATCTTCCATCTAAAGTATGAAATTATGTGTGCATCAGTTTTTGTTTCCTTTTCACAAGTCTAACAGTTAAATTCGTGACCACATGATTGTCATGCATACATCACTTCTGTCACAATCTTCATAGTTGCGTATAACCCATGATGCTAACAGCACATATAAGTTGTTCTATATGCCTTCCCAATTAAGCAATCTTGCTTGCTATTTACCTGCATCTGAGCTTCATATGCCAACTGTTTTGCAATGATCTGATGTTGACTTCACTGATTGCTAAATCTGTTagggcatataaccatatttattCTGCAGCAGTGTCTTCTCAACATCCTGATGCACCACACAACATGCGTGCTTCACTTCTTACTCTCTTGCAGAATTTAGCTCCACGGAACAATGCGTGTAAGACTGACACGAGGAACCGGATTCCGCAGCAGGGCACCCTCCCTATCAAGTGCAGCTTCCATTGTAAGGAAAGAAAAAGGCTTCAGTCAGTCTTTAGACCTGAATCTTTTGCTCCACTTTGTGAGGAGCTGCTCTATATCTGCATCCATTCTTGTTCCTCTACCTCCCCACACTAACATATGAGCAAGATCTGTAATCGATGATCCATCTACCTCATGCACTGCTTTGAAACCCATCCTTGTGTAGAACTTAACAAGCTGAGAAAAAAAAGGCAGCAATTAAAAATTCCAAATGAATATTTTCCTCAATTTAACACACtatttagaaaaaaatagaaTGTTAAATTTGGTTTCCGTCACACTAAGCAAAGGTccattgtaaacaatgattcctgTCTTTTTCGACCTCTCATTTGTTGATCCACACGAACAGGTTTGTGTCTAACTCATATAGAAATAGAAAATACAAATGTAAATATGGGTGTTTCCCCAGCTTATTGAGCCACAACACTATGTTTTCTTTTCTGAGAGGACCACGACACTATGCTAATCGACACAGTAGCGTGAGACGCATACCTTGGCGTGGTAGAGCGGCGAATCGTTGATTGCGAGCAGCTCGGCGCGCACGCAGCCGGCGTCGAAGccgtggcgcacggcgacggcgccgaggaagaggccgaggccgAAGAGCGGGCGGTCGGGGACCGAGAGCGTGGCGCGCGACATGCGCATGGAGTCCAGGTGCAGCAGGGAGCCCCCGGGCCAAGGCAGGACGGCGCCCTCGGCGCGGCCCAGCTccatgcccgccgccgccgccgcctccttctcgGGCCCGGCGCGGGTCGCCGTGACACGGAAGAAGGGGCCGAGCGTGCGCACGCTGACGTGCAGGCCCTGCGCGCGCGACGCCGCCATGATGTCGGCCATTGTTGGGAGGATATGAGTGGGACTGCCtggcgtgggcggcgcggccatgggcgGAGAGGAGGTGCTTCCGCAGCAGCAGGAGGCGGGAGTGGAGGGAGGCTGGGCACGTGTTGAGGAGGATAACTGTCTCGCGGCATTCGTGCGTCGTCCTCTCTTGAGGGCATCTCCAcacgcgcgacgcatttcggacgtcgaaacggacgcgttgtgtccgtttgcgtcggccgaaatggtcgaaatcgtccgggcgtccgtttgcgtcgggggtggctccagcggcgcgacgtataattttttttttcattcataatttacgttaaaaaaaacataaaaaagccataaaggcgtgctaaaagttggtgctgcctactggtcgtcgtcgctgacgaggttaatgaactccggcgtcggccatggaagctcgtacgccggcggtggaggagagtaccgccgcatgggcaggaaGGCCGTGGCcggggatcccacgccggagcagacgaggcggagcgcggtcgttggaacgcgtcggcgtagcgtagccggaggagtcgccggcctcaccCTGCGCCCGACTCCCGCGAGGCTCGGATTGCGAGcccctcccacaaagcgagctcattgagctcgtcctgcgcgctgttggccagtgccatggcaatggcctcatcctcggaaaggtccgacggctgggtctccggatcccacgccggcccgccgtcgtcgtggtcgtagtcgaccatgtcgacgtccttgtccgcgtcctcctcgtcgtccgcgtcctcctcgtcgttctcttcttcttctgcggcgatctctcggtcgaagaagtccacgtcgccgaggtagccagcgcggcggcgcgcgtcgagctcccacgtcccgaatgaaatccagttgtaggagttcaacgcgtacgcctcatcctcccgcagatccggcggcaagatcgctcggcggcggcgcacctcgtcccgccgctctcggccctcacgcggcacgggggggaccggcacgcgccgcgagttgaggtaccagccccctcccggcaagttcgcgtccggccatggcacaggccggttttcctcccatagccgccgcgcgagctcaacgcggacgtaccggccgacccttgccttcttgccgaaacgcgagccgcttgcctcctggtcgttcttcgtcttgcggaacggccagcatttctttcccatggcgtcagtggggtggatactgtgggatttggcaatggtttggtcgtcgAAATGGACGCCGACAGCGTCCATTTAAAAGACTCCGACgttagctgcgcacgctcgcggaagccgaggcacgccattaacgcggccctgcgaaGGCTGCATCGCGtcgcccggaagtaatgcccgaagacgaagcagttgtgccgctggcaggcgggcccgtgcgaggaccgagcggacactttgcgcgtccgcgcagcgtccgccgagacgcaaacctggcgcatatttgggccaggtttgcgtctcgcggacggcccggtcactttgcgtcgcgccgctggaggtggtgcacgacgcattttcggtcacggcggacacaaacggtcgctcagcgtccgtttgcgtcgcgccgctggagatgccctgatctCGATCGAGTGATTGGTCTGATGCCCACTCATTTTGGTCTTTTTCACTCGAAAAACTGCAAACATAGCTCGGGATACATTTAGCTCATTTTTTAGAAAGTTAAAAAGGATATCTTTagagttttattattttctaaaataaatataGGTGTAGACAATGATGAATTCTACCAACGTGCGAAATCTCAACTCGGAatatcttatattttgggacacacaaaaatgataaaatctagAAAATTTGGAAGTTAAAAAATTACACTATTCAACTCATTCAACTCAGATCCTAACATCTGTCATTTTACACGGCCTAGAATATAAGATATTTAGAGTTGAGATATTCCATATTGACAGAATACATCTTTGTCTACATCGAGAAGAAAATTCATATTTTTGAGTCTTTTAAATACAACGTTAGCTCAAGCTGGCACCCTTTTGCACTCCCTCGTATACTTCTCCTTCTTGCTGATTTGGCatccctccacctatttatattTTCGTTGAGAATTAAATTATTGATTCATTATGTGTATGGATTTACAAGTTGATTTTGCACCCAAAAAGATTTACGAGATGTTGGAACCACACACTCGTGACAAAGGTGGTCGTTTTCCGCCCGCCCGTGCGTTCGCCTCTTCTTCCCTGGCCTGCACACTTTCCCCTTCCTTTGCATGTTCTCCTCCCTTCCTCAACCGATGATCGAGCCCTCCACCACCAAGCTCACCACCCTCTACACATCGCATCTTCACCTCCATTAAGCCAGAGCTCAAGCGCAACCCCCATGGTGGAACTTCAAATATGATATCTCCAAACCCAAGATATGcccatggtttttttttttgtaacatcTTCCTGAATTATTTTTTCCTGGGGCAACACTTTTTACTACATTAATTTTTCAAAATTTTGCACAACTATTATGCACGGTTGTATCATCCTTCTCAAAAAATTTGCGCACAATTGCCGTAAAACCAGCGATTTGTTGCATTACTGTTTCCAAATATTGTAAAACTTTTTGCATTTTTATAACACATTTTGAAGAATGTTTCAACCATTTGTTTTCAAAGTATTTTGCTGCAGAGCCGCATTATTTGCCTCATCTCCGCGCCGCCCACCGCATCCCTCCACTGCAGAGCGCTGAAGCCCGCCTTCACCTCGTCCCACCGCCCTGATGCGAAGCCATGCGTGCCCTCCCCTGCCCTCCGCCTTTGGCGAGAGGGGtgctgccaccgccgccggcgagggcaGCGGCAGCGGCCAGGCGGGGCTGGAGAGGAGCGACCTAGAGGCGACGGCGCCGATCCTCCAGGATCGCCCGGGCGGGGGCGACCCAAGAGGTTAGGGGGAGGTTCCCTAATAATGACATCTTTTAGTGCCACCTGCCTAGAAACCTCTAGTTTCAGCCTCGCATGCCCAGGAACATCAACAACATGAACAGGTCTTGCTTTTCCTTTCTGCGGGGAGAGTATGGAAAAGTCAACTAAAAGTCTTACAGACAGCAAATGCATATATATCTATATAAAGAATGATGGCATTTAATTAAAGATTTAAAGGTAGTTGGGCTTGTTGGTGAACAGTGATGAGCGGTGAAGTTTTTTATTAGGTAGTACTCCACTTCTTTGTGTatacttagagcatgtctaacaggccccgtatttcgctgccccgtataagtctcttttttcgccccgtatcgaaaaactgcaacatttcgagccattccgtctagcagaccccgtatttcgccccgtattttcaaaaataaaaaccccgggaagttcatcttcattgatcatactagggatcatacatacatattgatcatactacggatcatactacatcTAGCTAAGCAAACCTACGTCTAGTCGTCAaggatgacgtaggggatgaaggcgatcctcgccgccgcctcccgcgcctgcGCCGCGCCTCGAACTCCTCGACGGcgagcgatggccgccgcctcctcctctgcctccgcccgagctttctcggcggcatccgcctcggataaggcgaccgcacggcggtaggccgcctcctcttccgccgcctcctcttcctcctcgccgcctccgcttcctccgccgctgctgctgccgatggtcgccctccatgccgccaacgccgcgcggtcgcgctgccactgcgcgcgccatttctcgaacgctttgccgctcatcggcttgagcggcgggtcctgcttgtaccatcgcccacccgcggcgtactcccggagcggctccggcacgtacagcgcgccggcgtacttgcGGAGCCgcgcggcggctcccggcggcggaataCTTGCACTTCAGCGCGCCAcgcttcctctacggtgtccggcggcgggatcgcttcgatccgctcgccggcgaggcctctctgcggcggcgggagtccatcctagctTGGGGGTGgaaatgcggcgcgggggagcggctaattgctcgccggagcaggaggaggaggcggcggcgcgcggcggagctagggttgcgagtgaggggttaacccctcactcgcacctgcgcccactatatgtacggggcgacggggccgatttcctgggcccgtattccgccgaaacggggcggcccgaatacggggcctgctagacggcccaaaccgcgcctgccccgtatgtcgccggaattttacggggtgggcgggttatacggggcctgttagacctgctctaacatACTATccatactactactactacgtaCTTGCGAAGTTGGTGTTACATTATCACGAATAAATAGCTACTTTCTCTACGCGACATGACCAGAAACTTGGAAAACAAATTGTAAGAAGAGATAGAAGTAGAAGAGTATAGGTGACGGGGAGAATAGAAGGCTTCTGAGTATTGGAGTATTTGACTGTCCATACTACTACTAGGAATGAGATGCATCAGAAATTTTAGTCGACGCATGAAGCGTACTCAGAGCCTGCTCATCCAGCAACTCTATGCCGGGAACAGCTTAGCTAGTATTCACCGTGACTTATGTAGCGTTCATTGATTTGTAGCCCAAACAATGGAGGACCATGCACCCAAGAGCCAAAGAAATTCTCTCAGTTGCCTGGTTAGTTCATCCCAATTTGGCTAAACAATAGTTGCATTCAGTTTGTTAGCAGCTCGCTGAGCCGAGCAGATAGAAGTGAAGCTTCTTCGATATGTTGGTTTCACTGTAGACCTAAGAGCTATCTGAAATTCTTGTTGGGAGCAGGATCCAccaatttaaaattttaaaaacatAACTAATGACACGACACTTACCTCGTGTCCAAATCACAAAAAACATTGTTAATGTGCATTTGCCTTCAATGAATTTAGAACAAGTAGAAACCCGCGAAAAAGTTATTATCATgtttcattgtcatcttcatcgacAGGTCGTTCACTGACAATTGCTCCTTGTGCCATAGCGAATGTCTCTATCGAGATCCTAAATGTGATCATCAGAAACTACATCGTGTTTAGCGACCATATAGGGAGGTCGGGTAGTTGAAGAAGACGGTGTTCGACCACAAGCACAGTAAGTGCTACGACCACTTCATTGACTCCAGGGAGATGGAGGCGGCTATTGGCGATATGAAAAGTAGCTACACAACAACGCTCAAACATATTATTAGCTCAATTTAACCGTCATCTGTTGCAACGCATTTTTTTCCGGTGCATCGCACAGATACTTTTACTACTAATgcctaaggctagccatagtggtaGTATCTTAACTAGTatcaggctggtcatagtggtaagtagcTACATGATACTatttctatagtgggtagtatcatggagtagtatcatagtcatgctatatttattattttttaaaatctcaatgtaaatttgtctacaagatttgtttagcactaacttttctcgttgtttgcgctatgatacagtatctacctatgttactctaatctcctctctgctatttaattagctgccacattagCATTTTTGTGGAACCAATGTGCATGATAGTACTAgccatgatactagcactatggctagcctcatacatattggtcccacaaaaatgctgatgtggcagctaattaaggaggtagTACTTTTACTGCATTCACTtagacctggccatgggcagcccggcccggcccgaaattccCGGGCCAAGCCCGACCCAACCATGCCcgtgggccgggcctgggcctgaTTTTTTAGCCCGATGGCTGGGCTGGGCCGAGCCTGGGCCATGATTTTACGCGATTTAAGGAAGCGGCCCAGACCGAGGCCCGAGGACGACGAGCTTTCCTTATGATGCGCCGGGCTTGGGCCACGATATCCGGCCCGATGgtcaggccgggccgggcctgggccaagCCCGAGAAATGCTCAGGTATACATTCACTCCGGTAAATTTATTGctatttagaatctcaatgcaaattgatgcacaaaaatgctgatgtggcggcCAATTCTTAACTCTGACCAAGTTTTACTGCATTCACTCCGGCAGAGcgagcgaggaagaggaaggggagcAGAGCTAGCTCGGTCGAACCAATGGCgaatcgccgtcgtcgccgctccgAACCCTAGCCCCTCCCCACCCTCTCCCCGCCATGACCCTCCGCCATGGCGGCATCCCCTCTGCATCCGCCGTCGCCCCTCGCTAGGGTGCGCCTCGAAGACGTGGTGCCCCACGATGGCGCCCCTGCCCCGGCGTACGCGCACGCCGTGGGCGCCCTGGACGCCTCGCTCGCCCTCCGCGGCGCCGCCGTGCTCGAACTCCCCGCCGCCGATGCTGCCGTCGTTCGCTGCGCCCTCGAGTCCACCCGCGCCTTCTTCCGCGGCCGCCCCGCCGCCTACCTCTACCGCGCCGGGAGGTACGAACTGACACCGTATGCCAAACCTACTTCGATTTGATTGGAATAGCGTATGCTAGCACGATCCGTTAGTACCTTCTCGCGTTTATGTCAGATTCCAGTTTGGTTCAGTGCTGGTGTGTGAAACGAAATGGCAAGATAGACATCTAATTAGCATGTACAGTACTAGGTAGTGAACGGTCTCCACTCTCCAGTATTCTTCGCGAAATTCACATATCCCCGTTGTTTCCTCTGTATGATGATAGATTATCTCTCTCTGATAGATGGCAGGTTTACTTAGTCGCGGTGAACTGTCATATTGTGCTTTGTGCATGATATTGTCTCTGTAATACAAAATTGTAAAAGCATTGCTTGTATGCATGTCTTGTTTGATTGTTGTACATAAAGGACCATCAGATGCACGCTAGTTAGCTCAACACTTCACATATGTTCTTTGCTTCTCTGTCTGTTAGAGAATATATCGTGTCTACTCCTATAGTTTCCGGTGTGTTTGCATTACTCTACTCTATGTCAGGACTTTGGAGGATGGAGAGCTATCCCCTGCCTGCATGGCTGATGCTTTCAGATGTTTGGGCAAGGCAGCCCGCGCCGCTCTCAGTGCAATAGCACGGCATCTCCGCTTGCGTACAGAGTACAATTCTCGCCCTTGTTGAATTTCTTTTACTTATAATAGCCTTCTTCTTACATCTTAAAAATTCTACTTGCTAATGATCATGCTCTGTTATCCAGTGTATTCAACCATTTGCTCGATGATGCCCCGTTGCCTGTTAACGAGGTCTCGTCGTCAGAGTTGCTGGTGGCATATTCTCATGAGCAGCTCCAAAGTGCACAGGCACTCATGGGATGTCGCAGGTCCTCAATGCCTGTAGTTGATAGGGGTTTTGTGACTCTGGTTGCTTCAGATCATCCCGGAATCGAGGTAAATAATTCTTCTCTGTTCACAATCTAAACTATGGATGCAGCGATGGAGCAATCGAGTCTTGGTCACCTTACGTTTGGTCAAATGCTGTGCTGGTTTCTCAGTCTCCTATTGTTTACTTCATGTTTTCTTCTTTTGCAGCAATTGGTTTCAGTCTTATTCTGTGCAGTTGGTACTGTTTGTCTGTCAAGTTATATTTGTTTAGCGGTTTCTTTGGTAGGTATGTGACCCAAGTGGCCACTGGTACCTAGCAGATGGGGGTTCAGGCCCAAGTGATCTGTTGCTTCTGACTGGAAGGGCCCTAAGTCATGTTACTGCTGGTCTTCGCCCAATTTCCCATTACAGGGCCACTAATGAGAATAGGTCAGAGTTATGCACTGCTGCACTGTCCCACCATCTCATTTCAtatacatttttttccttggttatATTCCTTGTGCTCCTGTACGCATGCATTTGTGATCTTACCACACTTTCCTTCTTGTAGGGCATCACTCACCTTTAGGCTAATGCCTCATGCCAACGCTATATTGGATTGCTCTCCAATTTTAGCTGCTGGCCATTGCATACGACAGATATACCAACCCGTACCTGCAAGCCAATTTATGGATGATTCTTGTGCTGAAGTGCATGTTGTTTCCAGTCACTTGGAAGAACCTTTGGTAAGTATACGTTCAAAGCTACGTAGTTACAGTAGCACACATGTCATACGTATTCAGTCATACAGTGATACATGAGAGCTGCCACAGAACTCTCCAATAGTAGGAAAGGATCACACTGTGAAAGACTGGTTGTTCTGTGAATTTGGTTCTCTGTCCACAAGAATCTTATTGCTCATATTTAGTCAATTTTGATTGCAGGAATCTCAGGGCAACTTTGTTAGTGATCCATCACTCAGAAGTGTCCTCTCAGACCCTTTGTCGTAAGTTGTTCCTTGTGAGATGTAGCTGTTAATCACGAATTTGACCACTGGTTTTTTCTGCATGAGTCCTTCTACATATGCTATTTTGTACAAGTTTTATCTCAAGTTTCATGGTAGCAAGGGAGGGTTGAAACTTGAAAATACTGAAAATGAAATGCATATAGGGTTCTGTTTCTCCAGTCCAAACTAATTTTACATTACATATGATCTCATTATGCGTCGTATATGTGCATCACAGTCGTGGATGTCATTGATTATTGCAGTGGTTGATTTATCTTCTGTTTCTTTCCAGCGGGGCTTTTCTTGAAGATGCGATGGTCCTCCAATGTGGGCACTCATTTGGTGGCCTCATGCTGAAGAAAGCCATTGAAATGGTATGCTTTGAAATTTCTATTCAGCCTTTCTGATAATTATCCATATTCTGGTTGTAAATATGAGAATACAGGTCACCTTTTTTCTGCAAATTGCAGCCCTTCCTTAAGATCTGGTAGCCACAACTGAAGTTAACACTTCTTAGTGCTTATGCTGGTACTGTTTGTCGAAATTAAAATTATGTTATTTAATGGAGGCCGAGAGCCATAGTTATCTGATAATCCAACTGGAACTTACTGAGAAGAATAGTGCCATCTCCAGGAACCTTCTCGCAGCAAAGGCATAAGCCTTTAAGTATTACATTTTTTTTTCTATCTGCTTCAAGCTCCAGTCTATTGGGCTGTCACTAACTAATAAATTGCTTATTTTCTTGCCATAATCAGGCTAGATGCACGATCTGCAACAGAGAAGTTGATTCgacatccttgtttccaaattttGGTACGTGactattatataattatcgtcctCGAAACAGGCATTAGATATGTTTCATCTGCTCACTTACGGTTGGTAGTATTTGGACACAAAAACAGCTTTGAGAGCAGTAGCCACGGTggtgaagatggaagatgacaggAGGCTCTTTCACAACGCCGCTCTTCGGAAACGCAGAAAAGACGTGACCGAGCACACGGATGTGCCGAGGCGTACTGGGAGTAGCAGCAGAGTACATATCAATAACTCTTCGATCATAGGTCTACTGATTTACAGTCTTGCATGCTGACTAGATAGAGTATTGGTTTGTCAGGACGACGTCGAGCATGTTCTGGATGCTGAGAGCCCAGCAGCAG includes:
- the LOC124686358 gene encoding uncharacterized protein LOC124686358; translated protein: MSRARNALVVTGLVIFAGSGLAFPFYFVKSKNKPIIDSSKPLPPQATFRGPYVNTGSRDIGPDHTEYPKK
- the LOC124689666 gene encoding uncharacterized protein LOC124689666, with translation MAAPPTPGSPTHILPTMADIMAASRAQGLHVSVRTLGPFFRVTATRAGPEKEAAAAAGMELGRAEGAVLPWPGGSLLHLDSMRMSRATLSVPDRPLFGLGLFLGAVAVRHGFDAGCVRAELLAINDSPLYHAKLVKFYTRMGFKAVHEVDGSSITDLAHMLVWGGRGTRMDADIEQLLTKWSKRFRSKD